A window of Campylobacter cuniculorum DSM 23162 = LMG 24588 contains these coding sequences:
- a CDS encoding class I SAM-dependent methyltransferase: protein MNLWDKKAKSYARYNPKLNSIQKQSFEEFKKLNIDFKDKVILDIACGTGVWSLHLAQRAKELIALDSSKSMLDILYQDAKEFKIDNIKTYHLSFEDFVSNHPQFHCDIAFLSMAPVLNSKEACQNFIRLAALRIYVTWHHYRQSDFLEPIFRHFNVKAKGFDKENLEDFLTQNHYAFSRFIFDETRKVKRTQEEALENALWHLQMSGAEVSKDELRPLIKSDIDETITSKIKVLIF from the coding sequence ATGAATTTATGGGATAAAAAAGCCAAAAGCTATGCAAGATATAATCCAAAATTAAACTCAATCCAAAAACAAAGTTTTGAGGAATTTAAGAAATTAAATATAGATTTTAAAGATAAAGTCATTTTAGATATAGCCTGCGGGACGGGAGTTTGGAGTTTGCATTTAGCACAAAGGGCTAAAGAGCTTATAGCTTTGGACAGCTCTAAGTCTATGCTTGATATTTTATATCAAGATGCAAAAGAATTTAAGATTGATAATATCAAAACGTATCATCTAAGTTTTGAGGACTTTGTGAGCAATCATCCTCAATTTCATTGTGATATAGCGTTTTTGAGTATGGCACCTGTGCTGAATTCAAAAGAGGCTTGTCAAAATTTCATCCGCTTGGCTGCTTTAAGAATTTATGTAACTTGGCATCATTACAGACAAAGCGATTTTTTAGAGCCGATTTTTAGGCATTTTAATGTTAAAGCAAAAGGCTTTGATAAAGAAAATTTAGAAGATTTTTTAACACAAAATCACTATGCTTTTTCTCGTTTTATCTTTGATGAAACAAGAAAGGTTAAAAGAACTCAAGAAGAAGCTTTAGAAAATGCTTTGTGGCATTTGCAAATGAGCGGTGCTGAAGTCTCAAAAGATGAGCTTAGACCCTTGATTAAAAGCGATATTGATGAAACCATAACTTCTAAAATCAAAGTTTTAATCTTTTAA